One part of the Eubalaena glacialis isolate mEubGla1 chromosome 19, mEubGla1.1.hap2.+ XY, whole genome shotgun sequence genome encodes these proteins:
- the CTC1 gene encoding CST complex subunit CTC1 isoform X2 yields MCLSSCSQVPAQLVWHRALWPHKAYVLTELRVSKLPGHRCRIWMTSPSSQLLPLKPECVRELELELEGAPLETSPQPLPILGSPQGEKGPGPDGLVRDSRLLSYTGMVTGTLNQPAGLYELDGQLGLCLAYQRFRGLRRVVRPGVRLELQDVHLLQSMGGGTRRPMLAPCLRGAVLLQGFSRLMPETQSSHRAPGASLYEQLVWEHQLGLPLYLWATKALEELACKLCPHVLRHHQFLQHSSPGNPSLGLQILAPTLEVLVPPGCPGRNTHNEILDEPHRCPLQKYARLQTPCSFPTLAALKEEGKCRAWASFDPKTLLPLPEASHLPSCQLNQRLAWSWLCLLPSAFHPAPVLLGVLVPSSRKGCLRLQDQSGSLPCLLLAKPSQPLTDPGLIGCLVRAERFQLVVERNVRSSFPSWKELSMTGFIQKKQARVYVQIFLADALILSVPRPVLHSATSSTPPQTEPSLPEGPHIGQSRLFLLSHKEALMKRNFCVPPGASSEVPKPTLSFLVLGSWLGGTQRKEGTGWGPPEPREDENSDQKVLLIFLSSSVRWFEFLHPGQVYRLVVPGPPTPMLFKEGGSSCVSQRPPELAGCASCLTVQDEWTLELASSQDIPEVLGISRALPESSLTDLLSDNFTDSLVSFSAEILSHLWIKPGSSGATRRCVKLTVALETADCEFPPHLDIYIEDPHLPPPQGLLPGARVYFNQLEKKVSRSHNVYCCFRSSTCVQVLSFPPDTTISAPLPHIYLAELLQGDKAPFRATASCHVVSVFSLQLLWVCAHCTSICPQGRCTRQSPACPTQTSISQASIRLLVEDGTAEAVVTCRNHQVAAALGLCPSEWTSLLEFVRGPGRVALQFTGPGAQPESSAKTDEPLTLFLWTLCTSFSVLRPIVLSFELEKKPSKIIPLEPPRLQRFQCGDLPFLTRVNPRIRLSCLSIQEPEHPSALGALASSC; encoded by the exons ATGTGTCTGTCGTCGTGCAG CCAGGTCCCTGCCCAGCTGGTGTGGCACCGAGCCCTTTGGCCTCATAAGGCCTATGTGCTGACGGAGCTGCGAGTGTCCAAGCTCCCCGGTCACCGTTGCCGGATTTGGATGACCAGTCCCTCCTCCCAGCTTCTGCCACTGAAACCAGAATGTGTGCGAGAGCTGGAACTGGAGCTGGAAGGAGCCCCCTTGGAGACTAGCCCCCAGCCACTCCCCATACTCGGCAGTCCCCAAGGCGAGAAGGGTCCAGGTCCAGACGGTCTCGTCCGGGACTCCAGGCTCTTATCATACACG GGAATGGTCACTGGCACGCTGAATCAGCCTGCGGGCCTCTACGAGCTGGACGGGCAGCTGGGGCTCTGCCTCGCCTACCAGCGGTTCCGTGGCCTCAGGCGGGTAGTGCGACCAGGAGTCCGTCTGGAG CTCCAGGATGTTCACCTCCTGCAGTCAATGGGTGGGGGGACGAGAAGGCCCATGTTAGCCCCCTGCCTCCGTGGCGCCGTTCTACTTCAGGGCTTCTCTCGTCTGATGCCTGAGACTCAGTCTTCCCACCGAGCCCCTGGGGCCTCCCTGTATGAGCAGCTGGTGTGGGAACATCAGTTAGGACTTCCCCTCTACCTGTGGGCCACCAAGGCCCTGGAGGAGCTGGCCTGCAA GCTGTGTCCCCATGTGCTGAGACACCACCAGTTCCTGCAGCATTCCTCGCCCGGGAACCCCAGCCTGGGACTACAGATCCTGGCCCCTACCTTGGAGGTTCTCGTTCCACCTGGCTGCCCCGGTCGGAACACACACAACGAGATCCTTGACGAGCCGCATCGCTGTCCACTGCAGAAG TACGCTCGACTGCAGACCCCCTGCTCTTTCCCTACACTGGCTGCcctgaaagaggaagggaagtgcAGGGCCTGGGCCTCCTTTGACCCTAAGACCCTTCTGCCTCTCCCAGAGGCTTCTCACCTGCCCAGTTGCCAACTCAATCAGCGCCTGGcctggtcctggctctgcctgcTGCCCTCTGCCTTCCACCCGGCCCCG GTTCTACTTGGGGTTCTGGTGCCTTCATCTCGTAAAGGTTGTCTGCGACTTCAGGACCAAAGCGGTTCCCTCCCCTGCCTACTCCTGGCCAAGCCCTCGCAGCCCCTCACTGACCCTGGGCTCATAG GCTGCCTGGTGCGGGCGGAGAGGTTCCAGTTGGTCGTAGAAAGGAATGTCAGAAGCAGCTTCCCTTCATGGAAGGAGCTGAGCATGACAGGCTTCATCCAGAAGAAGCAGGCCAG AGTctatgtccagatttttctggctGATGCCCTGATCCTGTCTGTGCCCAGACCCGTCCTTCACTCGGCCACCTCCTCCACACCTCCTCAGACAGagccctccctcccagagggTCCCCACATAGGCCAGAGCCGGCTGTTCTTGCTGTCCCACAAGGAGGCTCTGATGAAGAGGAACTTCTGTGTCCCCCCAGGAGCCAGTTCGGAGGTGCCCAAGCCCaccctcagtttccttgtgttAGGGAGCTGGCTTGGGGGCacccagaggaaggagggaacTGGATGGGGCCCACCCGAGCCCAGGGAAGATGAAAATTCAGATCAGAAG GTTCTCCTCATCTTCCTCAGCTCCTCGGTCCGCTGGTTTGAGTTCTTGCACCCAGGGCAAGTGTACCGACTCGTGGTCCCTGGCCCTCCC ACACCAATGTTGTTCAAGGAGGGTGGTTCATCCTGCGTATCACAGCGTCCTCCGGAGCTGGCTGGCTGTGCGTCCTGCCTCACTGTCCAGGATGAGTGGACCCTGGAACTTGCGAGCTCCCAGGACATCCCAGAGGTGCTGGGTATCAGCAGGGCACTGCCTGAATCCTCGCTGACTGACCTGCTCAGTGACAA TTTCACAGATTCCTTGGTGTCTTTCTCAGCTGAGATTTTGTCACATCTCTGGATAAAGCCTG GGAGCTCTGGGGCCACGAGACGGTGTGTGAAGCTCACCGTAGCTCTGGAGACGGCCGACTGCGAATTCCCCCCTCACTTGGACATATATATCGAAGACCCACACTTGCCTCCCCCACAGGGACTTCTTCCAGGAGCCCGAGTCTACTTTAACCAGCTAGAGAAAAAGGTTTCCAG ATCCCACAATGTTTACTGTTGTTTCCGGTCGTCTACCTGTGTGCAGGTCCTGAGTTTTCCCCCGGATACCACAATCAG TGCCCCCCTGCCCCACATCTACCTAGCCGAACTTCTGCAAGGTGACAAGGCCCCATTCCGGGCCACTGCTTCTTGCCATGTCGTTTCGGTCTTCAGCCTTCAGCTCCTCTGGGTGTGTGCTCATTGTACCAGCATCTGCCCGCAG GGAAGGTGTACTCGTCAGAGCCCTGCTTGCCCCACTCAGACGTCTATAAGCCAGGCCAGCATCAG gctcctGGTGGAGGATGGGACTGCCGAAGCTGTGGTGACCTGCAGAAATCATCAAGTGGCAGCAGCACTTGGACTGTGTCCTAGTGAGTGGACCTCCCTCCTCGAGTTCGTTCGAGGGCCAGGGAGAGTGGCCTTGCAATTCACAGGGCCTGGAGCCCAACCTGAG TCCTCAGCCAAGACTGATGAGCCCTTGACCCTCTTCCTCTGGACACTGTGTACCAGTTTCTCTGTCCTCCGCCCTATTGTGCTTTCTTTTGAGCTTGAGAAGAAACCCTCCAAGATCATCCCATTAG AACCTCCTCGACTACAGCGATTCCAGTGTGGGGACTTGCCGTTCCTGACTCGTGTGAATCCCAGGATCCGACTGTCATGCCTCTCTATCCAGGAGCCTGAGCACCCCAGTGCCCTGGGGGCCTTAGCTTCCTCCTGCTAA
- the AURKB gene encoding aurora kinase B isoform X1, producing MAQKENAYPWPYGRQTAQCGLNTLPQRVLRKEPVTPSALVLMSRSNAQPTAVPLQKVVENNSGTPNFSMRSFTIDDFEIGRPLGKGKFGNVYLAREKKSRFIVALKVLFKSQIEKEGVEHQLRREIEIQAHLQHPNILRLYNYFYDRRRIYLILEYAPRGELYKELQKSRTFDEQRTATIMEELADALIYCHGKKVIHRDIKPENLLLGLQGELKIADFGWSVHAPSLRRKTMCGTLDYLPPEMIEGRTHNEKVDLWCIGVLCYELLVGNPPFESASHNETYRRIVKVDLKFPPSMPAGAQDLISKLLKHNPSERLPLAQVSAHPWVRAHSRRVLPPSALQSVP from the exons ATGGCCCAGAAGGAGAACGCCTACCCCTGGCCCTACGGCAGGCAGACG GCTCAGTGTGGCCTGAACACCCTGCCCCAGAGAGTCCTCCGGAAGGAGCCTGTCACCCCATCTGCGCTTGTCCTCATGAGCCGCTCCAATGCCCAGCCCACAG CTGTCCCTCTCCAGAAGGTGGTGGAGAACAACAGTGGGACCCCCAACTTCTCAAT GCGTTCCTTCACAATCGACGACTTTGAGATTGGGCGTCCTCTGGGCAAAGGCAAGTTTGGAAATGTGTACTTGGCTCGGGAGAAGAAAAGCCGTTTCATCGTGGCGCTCAAAGTCCTCTTCAAGTCTCAGATAGAGAAGGAGGGTGTGGAGCACCAGCTGCGCAGGGAGATCGAGATCCAGGCCCATCTGCA GCATCCCAACATCTTGCGTCTGTACAACTATTTCTATGACCGGCGAAGGATCTACTTGATTCTGGAGTATGCCCCCCGGGGGGAGCTCTACAAGGAGCTGCAGAAGAGCCGCACTTTTGACGAGCAGCGAACAGCCACG ATTATGGAGGAGCTGGCAGATGCTCTGATATACTGCCACGGGAAGAAGGTGATTCACAGAGACATAAAGCCAGAGAATCTGCTCTTGGGGCTCCAGGGAGAGCTGAAGATTGCCGACTTCGGCTGGTCTGTGCACGCCCCCTCCCTGAG GAGGAAGACAATGTGTGGCACCCTGGACTACCTGCCCCCAGAGATGATTGAGGGGCGCACGCACAACGAGAAGGTGGACCTGTGGTGCATCGGCGTGCTCTGCTACGAGCTGCTTGTGGGAAACCCCCCCTTCGAGAGTGCTTCCCACAACGAGACGTATCGGCGCATCGTCAAG GTGGACCTGAAGTTCCCCCCTTCCATGCCTGCGGGAGCCCAGGACCTTATCTCCAAGCTGCTCAAGCATAACCCCTCAGAACGCCTGCCGCTGGCTCAGGTCTCAGCCCACCCTTGGGTCCGGGCCCACTCCCGGAGGGTGCTGCCCCCCTCTGCCCTTCAGTCTGTCCCCTGA
- the BORCS6 gene encoding BLOC-1-related complex subunit 6, which translates to MESPRGRPGPEAGLLALGEQQAAIIGGGPDRTASEPPSGLRLSEEEEAENVGGASRIPRASPKTSSCSFVHPTEWEAPEEEPGRGGTLSGAGSNRGAPGPENDPHASSRRKEPEDRPASEGVCRRGSAGGGGLDVEREKEDDDEAAAASRAGRSFSSRLQDSRSLDGLSGACGGAGSSGGAESGAGGGRRATISSPLELEGTVSRHGDLTHFVANNLQLKIRLSCAPQPPPPAPARPCSAPPPTPAIPPIDPDVLRDLERLSRELGGRVDRLLRGLGGAVQELTALSVGCIQTYRDAVDSLGEAVDMSIKGMYTLLARCEELERALQPVQGLARQVRDIRRTLEVLEALCK; encoded by the coding sequence ATGGAGTCGCCCCGGGGGCGGCCTGGGCCCGAAGCAGGCCTTCTAGCTCTGGGGGAACAGCAAGCCGCGATCATCGGCGGCGGCCCGGACCGAACGGCCTCTGAGCCGCCCTCAGGCCTCCGGTTGTCCGAGGAGGAAGAGGCCGAGAACGTTGGGGGCGCGAGCCGCATCCCCAGGGCGTCCCCGAAGACTTCGAGCTGCAGCTTCGTCCACCCTACGGAATGGGAGGCTCCGGAGGAAGAGCCAGGCCGCGGCGGAACGCTTTCTGGGGCAGGGAGCAACCGGGGGGCGCCGGGTCCCGAAAACGACCCGCATGCATCCTCCCGGCGCAAGGAGCCCGAGGACAGGCCTGCATCCGAGGGCGTCTGCCGTCGAGGAAGCGCTGGAGGCGGCGGGTTGGATGTTGAGCGGGAGAAGGAAGACGACGACGAGGCGGCGGCAGCCAGCAGGGCTGGCCGTTCCTTCTCCAGCCGCCTTCAGGACAGCCGCAGCCTGGACGGGTTGAGCGGGGCGTGCGGCGGCGCCGGGTCCTCAGGGGGTGCAGAGTCTGGCGCGGGTGGCGGGCGGCGCGCCACTATCTCCAGCCCGCTGGAGCTCGAGGGCACGGTGAGCCGCCATGGCGACCTCACCCACTTTGTCGCCAACAACCTGCAACTCAAGATCCGCCTGAGCTGCGCCCCTcaacccccgccccctgcccctgcGCGGCCCTGTTCGGCGCCCCCACCCACTCCGGCCATTCCTCCCATCGACCCCGACGTGCTGCGGGACCTGGAGAGGCTGAGTCGGGAGCTGGGCGGCAGGGTGGACCGTCTGCTTCGCGGGCTGGGTGGTGCGGTGCAGGAGCTGACAGCGCTGAGCGTGGGCTGCATCCAGACCTACCGTGATGCCGTGGACTCCCTAGGCGAAGCTGTGGACATGAGCATCAAGGGCATGTACACCCTGCTGGCGCGCTGTGAGGAGCTGGAGAGGGCTCTGCAGCCAGTTCAGGGACTGGCGCGCCAAGTCCGGGATATCCGACGCACCCTGGAGGTGTTGGAGGCCCTGTGCAAGTGA
- the LOC133080738 gene encoding uncharacterized protein LOC133080738, whose amino-acid sequence MHRQHQGAEFYSQAPPGPLSERFSEPPTGYNQTVPYVVTGAHWRCREPSAAHTAASSDSSQEITSGKWEGVVSASPPSSPPGLPRAPVCPLPTVTVLAPLRSPESRLFLPPPAVLGPSPRRRALKTSGRGVPGQTAGEGSREQPILSCRHPRPFSISFYSHMPGFSAPEMCSALPHRALWRPHRDYALFYSHSVRRVPALSSPLAGNQMVQCQAVSPANS is encoded by the exons ATGCATCGTCAGCATCAAGGGGCGGAGTTTTATTCTCAGGCCCCGCCCGGCCCTTTGTCAGAGCGGTTCTCCGAGCCGCCA ACGGGGTATAATCAAACAGTCCCTTACGTCGTGACTGGAGCTCACTGGCGGTGCCGGGAGCCAAGCGCCGCTCACAC AGCCGCGAGCTCCGACTCCTCCCAGGAAATAACGTCTGGGAAGTGGGAGGGAGTGGTCTCGGCCTCGCCCCCGAGCAGCCCTCCAGGACTGCCTCGAGCACCCGTGTGCCCGCTCCCTACGGTCACTGTCTTGGCGCCACTCCGTAGTCCGGAGTCTCGACTCTTCCTTCCTCCGCCCGCCGTCCTCGGACCCAGCCCCCGGCGCAGAGCTTTGAAGACTAGCGGTAGAG GTGTCCCTGGCCAGACGGCGGGGGAGGGCAGCAGAGAACAGCCTATCCTTTCCTGTCGGCATCCCAGGCCTTTCAG CATTTCCTTCTACTCTCACATGCCCGGCTTCAGCGCTCCAGAAATGTGTTCTGCCCTTCCACACCGGGCTCTCTGGAGGCCCCACCGGGACTATGCTCTCTTCTACTCCCACTCAGTCCGCAGGGTCCCAGCCCTTTCGAGCCCTCTTGCAGGAAACCAGATGGTGCAATGCCAGGCAGTATCTCCTGCTAATTCCTAA
- the AURKB gene encoding aurora kinase B isoform X3 — protein MSRSNAQPTAVPLQKVVENNSGTPNFSMRSFTIDDFEIGRPLGKGKFGNVYLAREKKSRFIVALKVLFKSQIEKEGVEHQLRREIEIQAHLQHPNILRLYNYFYDRRRIYLILEYAPRGELYKELQKSRTFDEQRTATIMEELADALIYCHGKKVIHRDIKPENLLLGLQGELKIADFGWSVHAPSLRRKTMCGTLDYLPPEMIEGRTHNEKVDLWCIGVLCYELLVGNPPFESASHNETYRRIVKVDLKFPPSMPAGAQDLISKLLKHNPSERLPLAQVSAHPWVRAHSRRVLPPSALQSVP, from the exons ATGAGCCGCTCCAATGCCCAGCCCACAG CTGTCCCTCTCCAGAAGGTGGTGGAGAACAACAGTGGGACCCCCAACTTCTCAAT GCGTTCCTTCACAATCGACGACTTTGAGATTGGGCGTCCTCTGGGCAAAGGCAAGTTTGGAAATGTGTACTTGGCTCGGGAGAAGAAAAGCCGTTTCATCGTGGCGCTCAAAGTCCTCTTCAAGTCTCAGATAGAGAAGGAGGGTGTGGAGCACCAGCTGCGCAGGGAGATCGAGATCCAGGCCCATCTGCA GCATCCCAACATCTTGCGTCTGTACAACTATTTCTATGACCGGCGAAGGATCTACTTGATTCTGGAGTATGCCCCCCGGGGGGAGCTCTACAAGGAGCTGCAGAAGAGCCGCACTTTTGACGAGCAGCGAACAGCCACG ATTATGGAGGAGCTGGCAGATGCTCTGATATACTGCCACGGGAAGAAGGTGATTCACAGAGACATAAAGCCAGAGAATCTGCTCTTGGGGCTCCAGGGAGAGCTGAAGATTGCCGACTTCGGCTGGTCTGTGCACGCCCCCTCCCTGAG GAGGAAGACAATGTGTGGCACCCTGGACTACCTGCCCCCAGAGATGATTGAGGGGCGCACGCACAACGAGAAGGTGGACCTGTGGTGCATCGGCGTGCTCTGCTACGAGCTGCTTGTGGGAAACCCCCCCTTCGAGAGTGCTTCCCACAACGAGACGTATCGGCGCATCGTCAAG GTGGACCTGAAGTTCCCCCCTTCCATGCCTGCGGGAGCCCAGGACCTTATCTCCAAGCTGCTCAAGCATAACCCCTCAGAACGCCTGCCGCTGGCTCAGGTCTCAGCCCACCCTTGGGTCCGGGCCCACTCCCGGAGGGTGCTGCCCCCCTCTGCCCTTCAGTCTGTCCCCTGA
- the AURKB gene encoding aurora kinase B isoform X2, with translation MPPGGSSTRSCRRAALLTSSEQPRSGRIMEELADALIYCHGKKVIHRDIKPENLLLGLQGELKIADFGWSVHAPSLRRKTMCGTLDYLPPEMIEGRTHNEKVDLWCIGVLCYELLVGNPPFESASHNETYRRIVKVDLKFPPSMPAGAQDLISKLLKHNPSERLPLAQVSAHPWVRAHSRRVLPPSALQSVP, from the exons ATGCCCCCCGGGGGGAGCTCTACAAGGAGCTGCAGAAGAGCCGCACTTTTGACGAGCAGCGAACAGCCACGGTCGGGGCGG ATTATGGAGGAGCTGGCAGATGCTCTGATATACTGCCACGGGAAGAAGGTGATTCACAGAGACATAAAGCCAGAGAATCTGCTCTTGGGGCTCCAGGGAGAGCTGAAGATTGCCGACTTCGGCTGGTCTGTGCACGCCCCCTCCCTGAG GAGGAAGACAATGTGTGGCACCCTGGACTACCTGCCCCCAGAGATGATTGAGGGGCGCACGCACAACGAGAAGGTGGACCTGTGGTGCATCGGCGTGCTCTGCTACGAGCTGCTTGTGGGAAACCCCCCCTTCGAGAGTGCTTCCCACAACGAGACGTATCGGCGCATCGTCAAG GTGGACCTGAAGTTCCCCCCTTCCATGCCTGCGGGAGCCCAGGACCTTATCTCCAAGCTGCTCAAGCATAACCCCTCAGAACGCCTGCCGCTGGCTCAGGTCTCAGCCCACCCTTGGGTCCGGGCCCACTCCCGGAGGGTGCTGCCCCCCTCTGCCCTTCAGTCTGTCCCCTGA
- the AURKB gene encoding aurora kinase B isoform X4, protein MGGVLSQWGQGGRFERTSAWGRPGRFSCFPAAREVAVPPAPVPSPFPSKDGPEGERLPLALRQADAVPLQKVVENNSGTPNFSIRRSFTIDDFEIGRPLGKGKFGNVYLAREKKSRFIVALKVLFKSQIEKEGVEHQLRREIEIQAHLQHPNILRLYNYFYDRRRIYLILEYAPRGELYKELQKSRTFDEQRTATIMEELADALIYCHGKKVIHRDIKPENLLLGLQGELKIADFGWSVHAPSLRRKTMCGTLDYLPPEMIEGRTHNEKVDLWCIGVLCYELLVGNPPFESASHNETYRRIVKVDLKFPPSMPAGAQDLISKLLKHNPSERLPLAQVSAHPWVRAHSRRVLPPSALQSVP, encoded by the exons ATGGGCGGCGTGCTCAGCCAATGGGGCCAGGGCGGGAGATTTGAAAGGACCTCTGCGTGGGGGCGGCCGGGCAGGTTCAGTTGTTTCCCAGCGGCCAGGGAGGTGGCTGTGCCGCCGGCTCCAG ttccctcccccttcccttctaaGGATGGCCCAGAAGGAGAACGCCTACCCCTGGCCCTACGGCAGGCAGACG CTGTCCCTCTCCAGAAGGTGGTGGAGAACAACAGTGGGACCCCCAACTTCTCAAT AAG GCGTTCCTTCACAATCGACGACTTTGAGATTGGGCGTCCTCTGGGCAAAGGCAAGTTTGGAAATGTGTACTTGGCTCGGGAGAAGAAAAGCCGTTTCATCGTGGCGCTCAAAGTCCTCTTCAAGTCTCAGATAGAGAAGGAGGGTGTGGAGCACCAGCTGCGCAGGGAGATCGAGATCCAGGCCCATCTGCA GCATCCCAACATCTTGCGTCTGTACAACTATTTCTATGACCGGCGAAGGATCTACTTGATTCTGGAGTATGCCCCCCGGGGGGAGCTCTACAAGGAGCTGCAGAAGAGCCGCACTTTTGACGAGCAGCGAACAGCCACG ATTATGGAGGAGCTGGCAGATGCTCTGATATACTGCCACGGGAAGAAGGTGATTCACAGAGACATAAAGCCAGAGAATCTGCTCTTGGGGCTCCAGGGAGAGCTGAAGATTGCCGACTTCGGCTGGTCTGTGCACGCCCCCTCCCTGAG GAGGAAGACAATGTGTGGCACCCTGGACTACCTGCCCCCAGAGATGATTGAGGGGCGCACGCACAACGAGAAGGTGGACCTGTGGTGCATCGGCGTGCTCTGCTACGAGCTGCTTGTGGGAAACCCCCCCTTCGAGAGTGCTTCCCACAACGAGACGTATCGGCGCATCGTCAAG GTGGACCTGAAGTTCCCCCCTTCCATGCCTGCGGGAGCCCAGGACCTTATCTCCAAGCTGCTCAAGCATAACCCCTCAGAACGCCTGCCGCTGGCTCAGGTCTCAGCCCACCCTTGGGTCCGGGCCCACTCCCGGAGGGTGCTGCCCCCCTCTGCCCTTCAGTCTGTCCCCTGA